The following coding sequences are from one Shewanella putrefaciens window:
- a CDS encoding Na(+)-translocating NADH-quinone reductase subunit A, with protein sequence MITIKKGLELPIAGGPEQVIHNGPAIKHVATLGEEYIGLRPTMKIKVGDKVQKGQVLFEDKKNLGVKYTALASGTILDINRGAQRVLQSVVIQVEGNDSVSFAKYDATALDTLDSQLVRDNLIESGLWTALRTRPFSKVPAVDSSAAGIFVTAIDTQPLAADPVVVIREHKEDFANGLKILARLTEGKVYLCKAPGADIPAANAQVEEFAGVHPAGLVGTHIHFLLPASAKRTVWHIGYQDVIAIGQLFTTGELNTERVVAIAGPKAAKPRLVRTVLGASMAELTAGETLAGNVRLISGSVLNGRTAVGPQGYLGRYHVQVSLLEEGTEKEFLGWVLPGSNKFSITRAFLGHLTPSRLFSMTTSTGGSDRAMVPIGNYERVMPLDILPTMLLRDLVSGDFDGAATLGALELDEEDLALCTFVCPGKYDYGSYLRDCLDTIEREG encoded by the coding sequence ATGATTACAATTAAGAAAGGATTGGAACTGCCTATAGCAGGCGGACCAGAGCAAGTTATCCATAATGGCCCAGCCATTAAACATGTAGCTACTTTGGGTGAAGAGTATATTGGCTTACGTCCTACAATGAAGATTAAAGTGGGCGATAAAGTACAAAAAGGCCAGGTTCTTTTTGAAGATAAGAAGAATTTAGGCGTTAAATATACGGCTTTAGCCAGTGGTACTATATTAGACATTAACCGGGGCGCCCAGCGTGTGTTGCAGTCTGTTGTTATTCAAGTGGAAGGAAACGACAGCGTTTCCTTTGCTAAGTATGACGCCACTGCTCTCGATACGCTCGACTCGCAACTGGTCCGTGATAATCTGATTGAATCAGGTTTATGGACTGCTTTGCGTACACGTCCTTTCAGCAAAGTTCCTGCTGTAGATTCATCTGCCGCTGGTATTTTTGTAACCGCAATTGATACTCAACCTCTTGCCGCTGATCCTGTTGTAGTGATCCGTGAGCATAAAGAAGATTTTGCTAATGGTCTTAAGATCTTAGCACGACTCACCGAAGGTAAAGTTTACCTTTGTAAAGCACCAGGCGCCGATATTCCTGCCGCAAACGCCCAAGTTGAAGAATTTGCTGGCGTTCATCCTGCGGGTTTAGTGGGTACTCATATCCATTTCTTATTACCTGCATCTGCAAAACGTACCGTTTGGCATATTGGTTACCAAGATGTAATAGCAATTGGTCAGCTATTTACGACGGGTGAACTCAATACTGAACGTGTGGTTGCTATAGCGGGTCCTAAAGCGGCTAAACCAAGATTGGTACGTACAGTTTTGGGTGCGAGCATGGCGGAATTAACTGCAGGTGAAACCTTAGCGGGTAATGTGCGTCTGATTTCAGGCTCTGTACTGAACGGTCGTACTGCTGTGGGTCCTCAAGGATACTTAGGCCGCTACCATGTTCAAGTGAGTTTGCTAGAAGAAGGTACTGAGAAAGAGTTTTTAGGTTGGGTATTACCAGGCTCAAACAAATTCTCTATTACTCGTGCATTCCTTGGGCATCTGACACCTTCTCGTTTGTTCAGTATGACAACGAGCACGGGCGGTTCAGATCGCGCTATGGTGCCAATTGGTAACTACGAGCGTGTGATGCCATTGGATATTCTTCCTACTATGTTGCTGCGTGACTTAGTTTCAGGTGATTTTGACGGCGCTGCTACGTTAGGCGCGTTAGAGTTGGATGAAGAAGATCTCGCACTGTGTACGTTCGTATGTCCAGGCAAATATGACTACGGTTCATATCTGCGTGACTGTCTAGATACGATCGAGAGGGAAGGCTAA